A window of Staphylococcus sp. 17KM0847 contains these coding sequences:
- a CDS encoding methionine gamma-lyase family protein, translated as MTELTQLIEEVEQTLAPYFREIEMRAYHNQANVLDAFHKVKITEADLQGSTGYGYDDFGRDHLEAVYAETFKAEDAMVRPQIISGTHAITIALQSLLKPGDELMYITGSPYDTLLEVIGVNGTGIESLQEYGIHYREIALKQGVIDIASVKAAIQPHTKVIAIQRSKGYDQRPSITIEAIEQVIQQIKAQFPEVIIFVDNCYGEFVETREPIEVGADLMAGSLIKNPGGGLAKTGGYIAGRKDLVERCGYRLTAPGIGKEAGASLSSLHEMYQGFFLSPHIVSQSLKGALFTSLLLERLNMETTPRYNAFRTDLIQTVSFETAEQMIQFCQSIQHASPINAHFSPEPSYMPGYEDDVIMAAGTFVQGSSIELSADGPIRPPYEAYVQGGLTYEHVKIAVTRAVEQMIEQGLIQLPS; from the coding sequence ATGACAGAACTTACACAATTAATTGAAGAAGTAGAACAGACATTAGCACCTTATTTTAGAGAAATTGAAATGCGTGCTTACCATAATCAAGCCAACGTATTAGATGCATTTCACAAAGTTAAAATTACAGAAGCTGATTTGCAAGGATCGACGGGATATGGCTATGATGACTTTGGTAGAGATCATTTAGAAGCAGTATACGCAGAAACGTTTAAAGCAGAAGATGCAATGGTTCGACCACAAATCATCTCTGGCACACATGCCATTACAATTGCATTACAGAGCTTACTCAAACCGGGTGACGAATTGATGTATATTACAGGAAGTCCGTATGATACATTGCTCGAAGTCATTGGCGTCAACGGCACAGGTATTGAAAGTTTACAGGAGTATGGTATTCATTACCGAGAAATCGCTTTGAAGCAAGGCGTTATCGATATAGCCTCTGTTAAGGCAGCCATTCAGCCCCATACTAAAGTTATTGCGATTCAACGCTCCAAAGGATATGACCAACGTCCGTCGATAACGATAGAAGCAATAGAGCAAGTGATTCAACAGATTAAAGCACAATTTCCAGAAGTTATTATTTTTGTAGATAATTGTTATGGTGAATTTGTCGAAACACGTGAACCGATTGAGGTAGGAGCAGATTTAATGGCAGGTTCATTAATTAAAAATCCGGGAGGTGGGCTGGCTAAAACAGGGGGATATATCGCAGGCCGTAAAGATTTAGTTGAGCGTTGTGGCTATCGCTTAACAGCACCCGGCATTGGTAAAGAAGCAGGTGCCTCTTTGTCTTCGTTACATGAGATGTATCAAGGTTTCTTTTTAAGTCCACATATTGTTAGCCAAAGTTTAAAAGGTGCCTTATTTACGAGTTTATTACTAGAACGTCTCAATATGGAAACGACACCACGTTATAATGCATTTCGCACAGATTTAATTCAAACTGTATCATTCGAAACAGCTGAACAAATGATACAATTTTGTCAAAGTATCCAACACGCCTCACCCATTAACGCGCATTTTAGTCCTGAACCCAGCTATATGCCAGGATATGAAGATGATGTTATTATGGCAGCAGGAACATTTGTACAAGGTTCATCGATAGAACTTTCTGCGGACGGTCCAATACGTCCACCTTATGAAGCCTATGTACAAGGGGGGTTAACGTATGAACACGTTAAAATCGCAGTCACACGCGCAGTAGAACAAATGATAGAACAAGGTTTGATACAATTACCGTCATAA
- a CDS encoding putative holin-like toxin, translating to MVSIVDVLGLMIGFGTFIVTLIGLVIAIVKLDHKK from the coding sequence GTGGTGTCTATTGTAGATGTACTAGGTTTGATGATAGGTTTCGGTACTTTTATCGTTACTTTAATTGGCTTAGTCATCGCAATCGTTAAATTAGACCATAAAAAATAA
- the glnA gene encoding type I glutamate--ammonia ligase, which translates to MTKQKFTKDDIRRFAEEQDVRYLRLQFTDILGTIKNVEVPVSQLEKVLDNQMMFDGSSIEGFVRIEESDMYLYPDLDTWVIFPWTAGKGKVARLICDVYTTEHKPFLGDPRSNLKRVLKEMENMGFTDFNLGPEPEFFLFKLDEKGEPTMELNDHGGYFDLAPTDLGENCRRDIVLELEDMGFDIEASHHEVAPGQHEIDFKYADAITACDNIQTFKLVVKTIARKHNLHATFMPKPLFGVNGSGMHFNVSLFKGKENAFYDENGEMQLTKEAYHFIAGIMKHARGYTAVCNPLVNSYKRLVPGYEAPSYIAWSGKNRSPLVRVPTSRGLSTRVEVRSVDPAANPYMALAVILQAGLDGIKNKLEVPKPVNQNIYEMNREEREAVGIQDLPSTLYTALKAMREDVVVKEALGDHIYNQFINSKSIEWDYYRTQVSKWEVEQYMKQY; encoded by the coding sequence ATGACAAAGCAAAAATTCACTAAGGATGACATTAGACGATTTGCAGAAGAACAAGATGTACGTTATTTACGCTTGCAGTTCACTGATATTTTAGGAACAATTAAAAATGTTGAAGTGCCTGTAAGTCAGTTGGAAAAAGTATTAGACAATCAAATGATGTTTGACGGTTCTTCTATCGAGGGATTTGTTCGCATTGAAGAATCTGATATGTACTTATATCCTGACCTTGATACATGGGTTATTTTTCCATGGACAGCAGGTAAAGGAAAAGTTGCACGCTTAATTTGTGATGTGTATACGACTGAACATAAGCCTTTCTTAGGAGACCCTCGTAGCAACTTGAAACGTGTATTGAAAGAAATGGAAAACATGGGCTTTACAGATTTTAATTTAGGACCTGAACCAGAGTTTTTCTTATTCAAGTTAGATGAAAAAGGCGAGCCAACAATGGAATTAAATGACCATGGTGGTTATTTTGACTTGGCGCCGACAGATCTTGGTGAAAACTGCCGTCGTGACATCGTACTTGAACTTGAAGACATGGGCTTTGACATTGAAGCATCACACCATGAAGTAGCACCAGGTCAACATGAAATCGACTTTAAATATGCAGATGCTATTACAGCTTGTGATAATATCCAAACATTTAAATTAGTAGTAAAAACTATTGCACGCAAACATAATTTACATGCAACATTTATGCCAAAACCATTATTTGGTGTTAACGGTAGTGGTATGCACTTCAACGTATCATTATTTAAAGGCAAAGAAAATGCTTTTTATGATGAAAATGGCGAAATGCAACTCACAAAAGAAGCCTATCATTTTATCGCAGGTATCATGAAGCATGCACGTGGTTATACAGCGGTATGTAATCCATTAGTCAATTCGTACAAACGTCTTGTACCTGGTTATGAAGCACCAAGTTATATTGCTTGGAGTGGTAAAAACCGTTCTCCATTAGTACGTGTCCCAACATCTCGTGGCTTATCAACACGTGTAGAAGTGCGATCAGTTGATCCAGCAGCCAATCCATACATGGCATTAGCCGTTATTTTACAAGCGGGCTTAGATGGAATTAAAAATAAATTAGAAGTACCAAAACCAGTTAACCAAAACATTTATGAAATGAACCGTGAAGAACGAGAAGCAGTAGGTATTCAAGACTTACCTTCAACATTATATACAGCGTTAAAAGCAATGCGTGAAGATGTAGTTGTTAAAGAAGCATTAGGCGATCACATTTATAACCAATTTATTAATTCTAAGTCTATTGAATGGGATTACTATCGCACGCAAGTTTCTAAATGGGAAGTCGAGCAGTATATGAAGCAGTATTAA
- a CDS encoding MerR family transcriptional regulator, which translates to MDKDAIRRNMPVFPMSVVSRLTELTPRQIRYYETHELVIPNRTEGNKRLFSLNDVELLLSIKHLLEKGFNMKGIKQIMLDEEKGVLNEEEERLRKQMIVDTTQKPQHESIPLNRGDLSRFFK; encoded by the coding sequence ATGGATAAGGATGCAATCCGACGTAATATGCCTGTATTTCCGATGAGTGTTGTAAGTCGATTAACGGAATTAACACCAAGGCAAATCCGTTATTACGAAACACATGAACTTGTGATACCAAACCGTACAGAAGGAAACAAGCGACTTTTTTCATTAAATGATGTAGAGCTACTCCTTTCGATTAAACATTTATTAGAAAAAGGGTTTAATATGAAAGGTATTAAGCAGATTATGTTAGATGAAGAAAAAGGCGTGTTAAATGAGGAAGAAGAGCGCCTAAGAAAACAAATGATTGTGGATACGACACAGAAGCCACAGCATGAATCGATTCCACTTAATCGTGGTGACTTATCGCGCTTTTTTAAATAA
- a CDS encoding putative holin-like toxin — protein sequence MSIVDVLGLMIGFGTFIVTLIGLVIAIVKLDHKK from the coding sequence GTGTCTATTGTAGATGTACTAGGTTTGATGATAGGTTTCGGTACTTTTATCGTTACTTTAATTGGCTTAGTCATCGCAATCGTTAAATTAGACCATAAAAAATAA